The following are from one region of the Oreochromis aureus strain Israel breed Guangdong linkage group 1, ZZ_aureus, whole genome shotgun sequence genome:
- the si:ch211-107o10.3 gene encoding retinol dehydrogenase 13, protein MQNYAEAVKDFAERHATCLTVVFVAGVGVLAFRRWMAGGVCRSKARLEGKTVLITGANTGIGKETALDMAQRGARVILACRDMTKARIAADEIRQKSGNGNVVVKKLDLASLQSVRDLAKDVEKNEERLDILINNAGIMMCPKWKTEDGFEMQFGVNHLGHFLLTNCLLDLLKKSAPSRIVIVSSLAHERGQIHFDDINIDKDYTPQKSYRQSKLANVLFGKELATRLNGSGVTVYSLHPGVIRTELGRHLFNSFPMWKIMLAKVFMRLVKNPREGAQTTIYCAVDESLANSSGLYYSDCAPKKPAPQALDDAAAKKLWDLSASMVGLS, encoded by the exons ATGCAAAACTACGCAGAGGCTGTTAAGGACTTCGCCGAGAGACATGCAACTTGTCTCACTGTTGTCTTTGTTGCAG GGGTAGGCGTGCTGGCCTTCCGCAGATGGATGGCAGGAGGAGTGTGTCGGAGCAAGGCCAGGCTGGAAGGGAAAACAGTCCTCATCACTGGAGCCAACACTGGTATTGGGAAAGAGACAGCCCTGGACATGGCCCAGAGAG gGGCCAGAGTGATCCTGGCCTGCAGGGACATGACTAAAGCCCGTATTGCAGCAGATGAGATCCGTCAGAAGAGTGGGAATGGCAATGTGGTGGTAAAGAAGCTTGATCTGGCCTCGCTACAGTCTGTCAGAGACCTTGCCAAAGATGTGGAAAAGAATGAAGAGCGCTTAGACATCCTCATTAACAATGCAG GTATTATGATGTGTCCTAAGTGGAAGACCGAAGATGGCTTTGAAATGCAATTTGGCGTCAACCACCTGGGACATTTTCTTCTCACCAACTGTCTCCTTGACCTGCTGAAGAAGTCGGCACCAAGTCGCATTGTGATTGTCTCCAGCCTGGCGCATGAGAGAG GTCAGATACACTTTGATGACATTAACATTGATAAAGACTACACCCCTCAGAAGAGCTACCGACAAAGCAAGCTGGCCAACGTTCTCTTCGGCAAAGAACTGGCTACAAGACTGAACG GCAGCGGTGTAACCGTGTACAGTCTTCATCCGGGGGTGATCCGCACAGAGTTAGGCCGCCATCTATTTAATTCCTTTCCTATGTGGAAGATAATGCTAGCAAAGGTCTTCATGAGGTTGGTCAAAAATCCCCGGGAAGGAGCCCAGACCACCATCTACTGCGCTGTGGACGAGAGCCTGGCAAACTCCAGTGGTCTCTACTACAG CGACTGTGCTCCCAAAAAaccagcaccacaggccctggaTGATGCTGCAGCCAAGAAGCTGTGGGACCTCAGTGCTTCCATGGTTGGTCTGTCTTAA
- the tmed3 gene encoding transmembrane emp24 domain-containing protein 3 — protein MLYLSLTCLLLLNAFVVSGTEITFELPDNDKQCFYEELEKDVKFDIDFQVISGGNYDVDCFVTDPHNSALYNEKKKQYDSFSHTTTMKGVYKVCFSNEFSTFTHKVVYLDFRHGNEEPILDSMKRSTALTQLESSCVAIHEILKVVADSQTWYRLREAQDRTKAEHLLERVTYWSIGETVLLFVIGIGQVMMLKSFFSDKKGSVAATT, from the exons ATGTTGTATTTGTCACtcacctgtttgctgctgttgAATGCATTTGTGGTGTCTGGGACTGAGATCACATTTGAACTGCCTGACAATGACAAGCAGTGTTTCTACGAGGAGCTGGAGAAAGACGTGAAGTTTGACATAGACTTTCAA gtTATTTCAGGGGGCAACTATGATGTGGACTGCTTCGTCACAGATCCTCATAACAGTGCCTTGTATaatgagaagaagaagcagtaTGACAGCTTCTCTCACACCACAACTATGAAGGGAGTCTACAAGGTTTGCTTCAGCAATGAATTCTCCACTTTTACACACAAAGTAGTGTATCTGGACTTCCGCCACGGGAATGAGGAACCCATTCTGGACAGCATGAAAAGAAGCACAGCTCTGACTCAG TTGGAGTCATCTTGTGTCGCCATTCATGAGATCCTGAAGGTGGTGGCTGACTCACAGACATGGTACAGGCTGAGAGAGGCACAGGATCGCACAAAAGCAGAGCACCTGCTGGAGCGCGTCACCTACTGGTCCATCGGAGAAACCGTCCTGTTGTTTGTCATCGGCATCGGTCAAGTCATGATGCTTAAGAGCTTCTTCTCTGACAAGAAAGGCTCCGTGGCAGCTACCACTTAA